The Paenibacillus beijingensis nucleotide sequence TTCGAGAACGCCGTTGCCCCCCGTTAAAGCGATGTTGAACGCTTGGCTCATCTCTTGAAACTTTTTGACGTCGGTTGTACTTGCCGCATAAAGTACAATAAACAGTGCCAACAGCAGCGTTAACAGATCGGCGTACGGAATGAGCCACGATTCGTCGGTATGTTCTTCATGGGCTTCGTGTCTATGCTTCTTGGCCAACGAGCGTCCCTTCTTTCTGCTGCATCTGCTCCCGTTCCGTAGGCGTCAGGAAGACGGCGAGCTTCTGGCTGATCGCGATGGTAGAGACGCCGGACTGAATCGAGAGCAGCCCTTCCACCATCATCAGTTTCAGATCCATTTCGCGCTTGGAGATCCGCTTCAGCTTGTTGGCGATCGGATGCCACAGCACATAGCCGGTAAAAATACCGAACAGCGTCGCCATAAATGCGCCGGCGATGGCGTGCGCCAGCTTTTCCATATCGCTCATATCAGAGAGTGCGGCAATGAGCCCGACTACAGCGCCAAGCACCCCGAGCGTAGGGGCGTACGTGCCGGCCTGCGAGAAAATAAGCGCCCCGGCGCGGTGCCGCTCTTCGGTTGCGGCGATATCTTCAAGCAGCACATCCCGCACAAATTCCTGGTCGTTGCCGTCAATAATCATCCGCATGCCGTTGCGAAGAAACGAATCTTCGATATCCTCAACCTTCGCTTCCAATGCCAGCAGTCCTTCGCGGCGTGTAATGCTCGCCCATTCCATGAACAGTTCGATCAGATTTTGGCGCGAGATCAGCTGCGGCTGGGTAAAGATCAGCTTGACCAGTTTGGGGAATTTGGCAAGTTCCGATAAAGGGAAGCCGACACACAGCGCGGCTGCGGTACCGACAATAATAATGACGAAAGCGGCAGGATTCATAAAGCTGCTTAAAGGAGCTCCTTTCAAAATCATGCCTCCGACTACGGCTGTCAAACCGAGTACAACACCGATCACAGTGGATTTTTCCATCATACACCCCGTCCAAAATTGTTGGTAATAAATCGCGGCCGTTAGTGGCACAGGGAGCCTTCGCTTGTGCTCCATTTCTCTTTTTATATCGACAAGAGAGAGCCATCCGTTTAGAGAAATTTGGGTGAAAATTAGTCGGGGCGGCATTAAAAGCAGCTGAAGTCGTGTAAAATAGAAGTATAAGCTGGCGGAACAAGAAAGGGTGGGACAATCGATATGGGAGTTAAGCATGCGCGTGAATATGCTGAGATTTTGCAAGATTTGACTGAAGCGGTCAGCGCCATCGACGGAAGCTACTCTTTCTTTGAGATGAGCGAAGAGGAGTGGAGAGCGCTGGAGGAAAGCGACCGCCGTCAAGTGATGGAGGCGCTGGCTGACGACGTGTTTTACGGACTGGGGCAGGATCCGGTCATTAAAGTGGGGGAAGGGGCCGTTGCCTATAACTCCAAGTTTCATGTGATCGAAGTTTCGGT carries:
- the motA gene encoding flagellar motor stator protein MotA, with protein sequence MEKSTVIGVVLGLTAVVGGMILKGAPLSSFMNPAAFVIIIVGTAAALCVGFPLSELAKFPKLVKLIFTQPQLISRQNLIELFMEWASITRREGLLALEAKVEDIEDSFLRNGMRMIIDGNDQEFVRDVLLEDIAATEERHRAGALIFSQAGTYAPTLGVLGAVVGLIAALSDMSDMEKLAHAIAGAFMATLFGIFTGYVLWHPIANKLKRISKREMDLKLMMVEGLLSIQSGVSTIAISQKLAVFLTPTEREQMQQKEGTLVGQEA